One window of Microbacterium sp. 1S1 genomic DNA carries:
- a CDS encoding thiamine pyrophosphate-dependent enzyme, protein MLPHDMLPRDTAVRLIAEDGTTLPDDTYSLPAEDVLLAAYRGLVEGRRINDQAGALVRQGRLAVYPSSHGQEACQVAAAMVLGDADWLFPTYRDSVAVIARGVAPAEAMVLLKGDWHSGYDVRAHRVAPQATPLATQLLHAVGFAQAAKHRGEDTVVLALCGDGATSEGDFHEAMNFAAVFHVPVVFFVQNNEFAISVPLSRQTAAPSLAHKAIGYGMPGQRVDGNDVAAVLAVLTEAVDRARAGGGPSLVEAHTYRMQAHTNADDDTRYREREEVQAWLARDPLLRLRAHLTATGALDDEAEKRFATGAEEIAAAMRTALNTDAQLDPEDLFRFVTATPSPQREQQWHLLRDELARSLPAETTTGGPR, encoded by the coding sequence ATGCTCCCCCACGACATGCTCCCGCGGGACACCGCGGTACGACTGATCGCCGAGGACGGGACCACCCTCCCCGACGACACCTACTCGCTCCCCGCGGAGGACGTGCTGCTCGCGGCTTACCGCGGCCTCGTCGAAGGCCGCCGCATCAACGATCAGGCTGGCGCCCTCGTGCGCCAGGGCCGTCTCGCGGTGTACCCGTCGTCGCACGGGCAGGAGGCCTGTCAGGTCGCCGCGGCGATGGTGCTCGGCGACGCCGACTGGCTCTTCCCCACCTACCGCGATTCGGTCGCCGTGATCGCCCGCGGTGTCGCGCCCGCGGAGGCGATGGTGCTCCTCAAGGGCGACTGGCACTCCGGCTACGACGTCCGCGCGCACCGTGTCGCCCCGCAGGCCACTCCGCTCGCGACCCAGCTCCTGCACGCGGTCGGCTTCGCGCAGGCGGCTAAACATCGCGGGGAGGACACCGTCGTGCTCGCGCTCTGCGGCGACGGCGCGACGAGCGAGGGCGACTTCCACGAGGCGATGAACTTCGCCGCCGTCTTCCACGTCCCCGTCGTGTTCTTCGTGCAGAACAACGAGTTCGCGATCTCCGTCCCCCTCTCCCGCCAGACCGCCGCCCCTTCCCTGGCCCACAAGGCGATCGGCTACGGCATGCCGGGCCAGCGTGTGGACGGGAACGACGTCGCCGCGGTCCTCGCGGTGCTCACGGAGGCCGTCGACCGGGCCCGCGCCGGGGGCGGCCCCTCCCTCGTCGAGGCGCACACGTACCGCATGCAGGCGCACACCAACGCCGACGATGACACCAGATACCGCGAACGCGAAGAGGTGCAGGCCTGGCTCGCCCGCGATCCGCTGCTCCGCCTGCGCGCGCACCTCACCGCGACCGGCGCTCTGGACGACGAGGCCGAGAAGCGTTTCGCGACCGGCGCGGAGGAGATCGCCGCCGCCATGCGCACCGCTCTCAACACCGACGCGCAGCTCGACCCGGAAGACCTGTTCCGCTTCGTGACAGCGACCCCCTCACCGCAGCGTGAGCAGCAGTGGCATCTCCTCCGCGACGAGCTCGCCCGCTCTCTCCCCGCGGAGACGACGACCGGAGGCCCCCGATGA
- a CDS encoding peptidase inhibitor family I36 protein, whose amino-acid sequence MVRKSGRKNCPFRNAIVGIAAALLAVTGALAPAPPARASLGECGAGSTCVWSGANYATDWGTVGGFINFTWCIDDLGNYFNINNKATSVFNRGNTDTAYLYDYPNKAGSRITILRGTGKSDLRAVGFNDRASSGYFTSGLTKAGTATCN is encoded by the coding sequence ATGGTTCGGAAAAGCGGCCGAAAGAATTGTCCGTTCAGAAACGCCATTGTCGGCATCGCTGCCGCTCTGCTCGCGGTGACCGGCGCTCTCGCGCCCGCTCCGCCGGCTCGTGCCTCCCTCGGTGAATGCGGCGCCGGGAGCACCTGTGTGTGGTCCGGCGCCAACTACGCGACCGACTGGGGAACGGTCGGTGGTTTCATCAATTTCACGTGGTGTATCGACGACCTCGGGAATTACTTCAATATCAACAACAAGGCGACCTCTGTGTTCAACAGAGGAAACACGGACACCGCTTATCTCTACGACTATCCGAATAAAGCCGGTTCGCGCATTACCATTCTCCGCGGCACCGGAAAGTCGGACCTGAGAGCCGTCGGCTTCAATGATCGTGCGTCCTCGGGATACTTCACTTCCGGCTTGACCAAGGCGGGGACCGCCACGTGCAACTGA
- a CDS encoding Lrp/AsnC family transcriptional regulator: MAALDETDRAILTELRRDARASMTAIAEAVHISRAGAHARIKRLTDTGVITGYTVRTDPVLLGHHASAYVTLAIEQATWQEVSARLRAIPEIEHMALVGGDFDVLLLVRANDARDLRRIVLEDIQAIPSIRSTRTILIFEDYDRA, translated from the coding sequence ATGGCAGCGCTGGACGAAACGGATCGCGCAATACTCACGGAGCTGCGGCGGGATGCGCGCGCGTCCATGACCGCGATCGCCGAGGCGGTGCACATCTCCCGTGCCGGAGCGCACGCGCGCATCAAGCGGCTCACCGATACCGGGGTGATCACGGGGTACACGGTGCGCACCGACCCCGTGCTGCTCGGGCATCACGCGAGTGCCTACGTCACGCTCGCGATCGAGCAGGCCACGTGGCAAGAGGTGAGCGCGAGGCTTCGCGCGATCCCGGAGATCGAGCACATGGCTCTCGTCGGCGGCGACTTCGACGTGCTGCTGCTCGTGCGCGCCAACGACGCCCGCGACCTGCGCCGGATCGTGCTGGAGGACATCCAGGCGATTCCGTCGATCCGCTCGACCCGGACGATTCTGATCTTCGAGGACTACGACCGGGCGTGA